A genome region from Myxococcales bacterium includes the following:
- a CDS encoding HEAT repeat domain-containing protein, producing MTTVRRYQLACAVLAVVAAALAWHRPAPAGPRSGRPAVGGRSAQDLRRPLRVDAAAVGLSERDLIARLLSARSVKELQIYADRLATIATDDGADALLSLVDDPRASVPETVIAAAGTIGSAHAVGRLIELTDDPRPRIRGAALAGLATAGGVDAEAVLEAVASDRGDPLRTTAIYALGTLGSDAAAAWLAALVPTTDLDSATTAVYALAQIPGDRAQALLAGLIDAGDARIRAQALANLRPTDEATAAKVVALLGAGDPNVVASAVAALARTGDPRYLPQLVEVAQHGASGARYAAVTAIGELGGAGAVTALGQLLAVTDRSLVATAAQALVNLGGDAARELLIDAALADSPTSSQVISALQQLRSPDVQAALLEIARHGGPADRRAVLPALVRAGEPEAIALAIALADSGGRQDKAEAIRMLADAGAPEARVALMNLAEHGHGSSRTQALDALANASPTDPVVGQLLTDALFSDRRAEAQSAAWALGRIGTDDARQALLAALKGDDPGVAAAALGALGQIGSPADVRAALAEVVRGGQPELKGQALQQLLASGTPDAIDLAEQVLRGDDLDLARGVAYTLANVGGADAQRLLAVAARASDPSVRAASVGALVQAGDDASIESLIQLTRDADANVKAQALSSLGQVGSARAVDALMAATTAGDTSDRVAAVQGLGSVDDPRASAALARAIEDRDDGLASAAIWASYNGGDDVDQALLRVLASAGASAQVRGAAAQQIRSRGVDVDDATRARLDELLGGESGGYGGYGYGGYDGE from the coding sequence GTGACCACCGTCCGCCGTTACCAGCTCGCGTGCGCCGTGCTCGCCGTCGTCGCCGCCGCGCTGGCGTGGCATCGGCCGGCGCCGGCCGGGCCCAGGTCGGGTCGACCCGCGGTCGGCGGCCGGTCCGCGCAGGATCTTCGCCGCCCGCTGCGCGTCGACGCCGCGGCCGTGGGGCTGTCCGAGCGCGATCTCATCGCGCGGCTGCTCAGCGCGCGCTCGGTCAAGGAGCTGCAGATCTACGCCGACCGGCTGGCCACGATCGCCACCGATGATGGCGCCGACGCGCTGCTGTCGCTGGTCGATGACCCGCGGGCGTCGGTCCCCGAGACGGTGATCGCCGCGGCCGGCACGATCGGCAGCGCGCACGCGGTCGGTCGGCTGATCGAGCTGACCGACGACCCGCGGCCCCGGATCCGCGGCGCCGCGCTGGCCGGGCTGGCCACCGCTGGCGGCGTCGACGCCGAGGCGGTGCTCGAGGCGGTCGCCAGCGATCGCGGCGATCCGCTGCGCACGACCGCCATCTACGCGCTCGGGACCCTCGGCAGCGACGCCGCCGCGGCGTGGCTGGCGGCGCTCGTGCCGACCACCGATCTCGACAGCGCGACGACCGCGGTCTACGCCCTGGCGCAGATCCCGGGCGACCGCGCGCAGGCGCTCCTCGCCGGGCTGATCGACGCCGGCGACGCCCGCATCCGGGCCCAGGCGCTGGCCAACTTGCGCCCGACCGACGAGGCCACCGCCGCCAAGGTCGTCGCGCTGCTGGGCGCCGGCGATCCCAACGTGGTCGCCTCGGCGGTCGCCGCGCTGGCGCGCACCGGCGACCCGCGGTACCTGCCGCAGCTCGTCGAGGTCGCGCAGCACGGCGCCAGCGGCGCGCGCTACGCGGCGGTGACGGCGATCGGCGAGCTCGGCGGCGCCGGCGCGGTCACGGCGCTGGGCCAGCTCCTGGCCGTGACCGATCGCAGCCTGGTCGCGACCGCGGCCCAGGCCCTGGTCAACCTGGGCGGCGACGCGGCCCGCGAGCTGTTGATCGACGCGGCGCTCGCGGACAGCCCGACCTCGAGCCAGGTGATCAGCGCGCTGCAGCAGCTGCGCAGCCCCGACGTCCAGGCCGCGCTGCTGGAGATCGCGCGCCACGGCGGGCCGGCCGATCGTCGGGCGGTGCTGCCGGCGCTGGTCCGGGCCGGCGAGCCCGAGGCGATCGCGCTGGCGATCGCGCTGGCCGACAGCGGCGGCCGCCAGGACAAGGCCGAGGCGATCCGGATGCTCGCCGACGCCGGCGCCCCTGAGGCCCGGGTCGCGCTGATGAACCTGGCCGAGCACGGGCACGGCAGCAGCCGCACCCAGGCGCTCGACGCGCTGGCCAACGCCAGCCCCACCGATCCCGTGGTCGGCCAGCTCCTCACCGACGCGCTGTTCTCGGATCGCCGGGCCGAGGCGCAGAGCGCGGCGTGGGCCCTGGGCCGGATCGGCACCGACGACGCGCGCCAGGCGCTCCTGGCCGCGCTCAAGGGCGACGACCCCGGCGTGGCCGCGGCGGCGCTCGGCGCGCTCGGGCAGATCGGCAGCCCCGCCGACGTGCGCGCGGCGCTGGCCGAGGTCGTGCGCGGCGGCCAGCCCGAGCTCAAGGGCCAGGCGCTGCAGCAGCTCCTCGCCAGCGGGACGCCGGACGCGATCGACCTGGCCGAGCAGGTGCTCCGCGGCGACGATCTCGATCTGGCCCGCGGCGTCGCCTACACGCTCGCGAACGTCGGCGGCGCCGACGCGCAGCGCCTGCTCGCGGTCGCCGCGCGCGCCAGCGATCCGTCGGTGCGCGCGGCCTCGGTCGGCGCCCTGGTGCAGGCCGGCGACGACGCGTCGATCGAGTCGCTGATCCAGCTCACGCGCGACGCCGACGCCAACGTCAAGGCCCAGGCGCTGTCGTCGCTCGGGCAGGTCGGCTCGGCGCGCGCGGTCGACGCGCTGATGGCCGCGACCACGGCCGGCGACACCAGCGACCGCGTCGCCGCGGTCCAGGGGCTGGGGTCGGTCGACGACCCGCGCGCGTCGGCGGCGCTGGCGCGCGCGATCGAGGATCGCGACGACGGCCTCGCGTCCGCGGCGATCTGGGCCTCGTACAACGGCGGCGACGACGTGGATCAGGCGCTCCTGCGCGTGCTCGCCAGCGCCGGCGCCTCGGCCCAGGTGCGCGGCGCCGCCGCCCAGCAGATCCGCTCGCGCGGCGTCGACGTCGACGACGCCACCCGCGCGCGCCTCGACGAGCTGCTCGGCGGCGAGTCGGGCGGCTACGGCGGCTACGGCTACGGCGGCTACGACGGCGAGTGA
- a CDS encoding TraR/DksA C4-type zinc finger protein, which produces MLTPTESEELRLRLEAERGRLVVNAHAALGFTMDRDRDRIGRDSMDESMEEELYSTQLRLHDRENFLLTKIQDALKRLQAGEIDECEECSEPIGFRRLMARPVTTLCFECKTAREQVEADVAEE; this is translated from the coding sequence ATGCTCACGCCAACCGAGAGCGAGGAACTGCGCCTGCGCCTCGAGGCCGAACGCGGTCGCCTGGTCGTCAACGCCCACGCGGCGCTCGGCTTCACGATGGATCGCGATCGCGACCGGATCGGCCGCGACTCGATGGACGAGTCGATGGAGGAGGAGCTGTACTCGACCCAGCTGCGCCTGCACGATCGCGAGAACTTCCTGCTGACCAAGATCCAGGACGCGCTCAAGCGCCTGCAGGCGGGGGAGATCGATGAGTGCGAGGAGTGCAGCGAGCCGATCGGGTTCCGGCGCCTGATGGCCCGCCCGGTCACGACCCTGTGCTTCGAGTGCAAGACCGCCCGGGAACAGGTCGAGGCCGACGTCGCGGAGGAGTGA
- a CDS encoding serine/threonine protein kinase yields the protein MRDRYTITERLDHGGMAEVFRGVAESMEGFKKSVAIKRILPNLTKNQKFVSMFLDEARLSLFLQHANIVQVFDISKTPDNAYFLVMEFVDGCNLKGLIDRQRQKNKRLETAHVIYIMIECCKALQYAHQLENPETNEPLGIVHRDISPPNILLSKNGEVKLVDFGLAKANSQIESTDPGVVKGKFSYLSPEAASGLEVDARADVFAVGIILWELFTGKRLFYGDTDYATVEQVRQARVPSLQALNPDIEPELEGVVRKALARDPEDRYHHAADLGDALAQYLFSRRMKVTARDIAQLVRDAQMELMRKRSAEPKASMLIDALINDEVNRLTSLVGEEEGPAVAGTQSLDPSHFVDTSSWTSDLLDSPDGRRQSVAPGGMRAGGTQPRGDVDGLSSMLEPDRTGVHAKGGGRGLLIGIIVAVVVAAVAAGVVVTQVL from the coding sequence ATGCGCGACCGATACACGATCACCGAACGCCTCGACCACGGCGGCATGGCGGAAGTCTTCCGCGGCGTCGCCGAGTCGATGGAGGGGTTCAAGAAGTCGGTCGCGATCAAGCGCATCCTGCCGAACCTGACGAAGAACCAGAAGTTCGTCAGCATGTTCCTCGACGAGGCGCGGCTGTCGCTGTTCCTGCAGCACGCCAACATCGTCCAGGTCTTCGACATCTCGAAGACGCCCGACAACGCGTACTTCCTCGTGATGGAGTTCGTCGACGGGTGCAACCTGAAGGGGCTGATCGATCGCCAGCGCCAGAAGAACAAGCGCCTCGAGACCGCCCACGTCATCTACATCATGATCGAGTGCTGCAAGGCCCTGCAGTACGCCCACCAGCTCGAGAACCCCGAGACCAACGAGCCGCTCGGCATCGTCCACCGCGACATCTCGCCGCCCAACATCCTCCTGTCGAAGAACGGCGAGGTGAAGCTGGTCGACTTCGGGCTGGCCAAGGCCAACAGCCAGATCGAGTCGACCGACCCCGGCGTGGTCAAGGGCAAGTTCAGCTACCTGTCGCCCGAGGCCGCCAGCGGCCTCGAGGTCGACGCCCGCGCCGACGTGTTCGCGGTCGGGATCATCCTGTGGGAGCTGTTCACCGGCAAGCGCCTGTTCTACGGCGACACCGACTACGCGACCGTCGAGCAGGTCCGCCAGGCCCGGGTGCCGTCCCTGCAGGCGCTCAACCCCGACATCGAGCCGGAGCTCGAGGGCGTGGTCCGCAAGGCCCTGGCCCGCGATCCCGAGGATCGCTACCACCACGCCGCCGATCTCGGCGACGCGCTGGCCCAGTACCTGTTCTCGCGCCGGATGAAGGTGACCGCGCGCGACATCGCCCAGCTCGTGCGCGACGCGCAGATGGAGCTGATGCGCAAGCGGTCGGCCGAGCCCAAGGCGTCGATGCTGATCGACGCGCTCATCAACGACGAGGTCAACCGTCTGACCTCGCTCGTCGGTGAGGAGGAGGGCCCGGCGGTGGCCGGCACCCAGAGCCTCGACCCCAGCCACTTCGTCGACACGTCGTCGTGGACCAGCGATCTGCTCGACTCCCCCGACGGTCGTCGCCAGAGCGTGGCGCCCGGCGGCATGCGCGCCGGGGGGACCCAACCCCGCGGCGACGTCGACGGGCTGTCCAGCATGCTCGAGCCCGATCGCACCGGCGTCCACGCCAAGGGCGGCGGCCGCGGCTTGCTCATCGGCATCATCGTCGCGGTCGTCGTCGCCGCCGTCGCCGCCGGCGTCGTCGTCACGCAGGTCCTGTAA